The following proteins are encoded in a genomic region of Glycine max cultivar Williams 82 chromosome 18, Glycine_max_v4.0, whole genome shotgun sequence:
- the LOC100789664 gene encoding protein NRT1/ PTR FAMILY 7.3: MGCLYFLRKDTMEEKVNKEHQVCTSDGAIDSQGHPAVREKTGDWVAAILILVNQGLATLAFFGIGVNLVLFLTRVMGQDNAEAANSVSKWTGTVYLFSLLGAFLSDSYWGRYMTCAIFQVIFVIGLVSLSLSSYIFLLKPSGCGNKELPCGSHSSYQTILFYVSIYLIALGNGGYQPNIATFGADQFDEGDTREQHSKIVFFSYFYLALNIGSLFSNTILNYFEDDGLWTLGFWASAGSAALALVLFLCGTRRYRYFKPNGNPLPRFCQVFVAATRKWKVKVLQDDKLYEVDEFSTDEGRKMLHTEGFRFLDKAAFITSKNFKQMEESKCSPWYLSTVTQVEEVKCILRLLPIWLCTILYSVVFAQMASLFVEQGDAMDTRISSFHIPPASMSTFDILSVAIVIFIYRRVLDPLVARTMKSKGLTELQRMGIGLVLAIMAMVSAGLVEHFRLKNAIEDCNECKGSSSLSIFWQVPQYVFVGASEVFMYVGQLEFFNAQTPDGLKSFGSALCMTSISLGNYVSSLLVAIVMKISATDEMPGWIPGNLNKGHLDMFYFLLAALTAADLVIYVLMARWYKYVKFQGNNENDTNKEDPEVV, from the exons ATGGGTTGTTTGTATTTTCTTAGAAag GACACGATGGAAGAAAAGGTAAATAAGGAGCACCAGGTTTGCACATCGGATGGAGCTATTGATAGCCAGGGTCATCCTGCAGTTCGAGAGAAAACGGGTGACTGGGTTGCTGCAATTTTGATTTTAG TGAATCAAGGGCTTGCTACTTTGGCATTCTTTGGAATTGGAGTGAATTTGGTGTTGTTTTTGACGAGAGTGATGGGTCAAGACAATGCTGAAGCAGCCAACAGTGTGAGCAAGTGGACAGGGACAGTTTacctcttctctcttcttgGAGCCTTCCTTAGTGACTCTTACTGGGGAAGGTACATGACCTGTGCCATCTTCCAGGTCATATTTGTTATT GGTTTGGTGTCATTATCACTATCGTCTTACATATTCCTACTGAAGCCAAGTGGTTGTGGAAATAAAGAGTTACCATGTGGATCACACTCATCATACCAAACGATTTTATTCTATGTTTCCATATACCTAATAGCTCTAGGAAATGGAGGATACCAGCCTAACATTGCTACATTTGGGGCTGATCAATTTGATGAAGGAGATACCAGGGAACAACAttcaaaaattgtatttttcagCTATTTTTATTTGGCTTTGAACATTGGGTCACTCTTCTCCAACACCATATTGAATTATTTTGAGGATGATGGACTATGGACTTTGGGGTTCTGGGCTTCAGCTGGCTCTGCTGCTCTGGCAttggttttgtttctttgtggCACACGAAGGTATAGATACTTTAAGCCTAATGGAAACCCTCTTCCTAGATTTTGCCAAGTTTTTGTGGCTGCTACAAGAAAATGGAAGGTCAAGGTGTTACAAGATGATAAACTTTACGAGGTTGATGAATTCTCAACCGATGAAGGGAGAAAAATGCTCCATACTGAAGGATTTAG ATTCTTAGACAAAGCAGCATTTATCACATCAAAGAATTTCAAACAAATGGAAGAGAGTAAATGCAGTCCATGGTATCTATCCACTGTGACACAAGTAGAAGAAGTGAAATGCATTCTAAGACTACTCCCAATTTGGCTATGCACCATATTATACTCTGTCGTTTTTGCTCAAATGGCATCACTTTTTGTGGAGCAAGGCGATGCCATGGACACTAGAATATCATCTTTCCACATTCCTCCAGCAAGCATGTCCACCTTTGACATTCTAAGTGTAGCAATTGTCATCTTCATTTATAGGCGAGTTCTCGACCCTCTTGTGGCCAGAACAATGAAATCAAAAGGACTCACTGAACTTCAAAGGATGGGAATTGGTCTAGTCCTAGCAATTATGGCCATGGTTTCAGCAGGATTGGTGGAGCACTTTAGGCTAAAGAATGCAATAGAAGACTGCAATGAATGTAAAGGGTCTAGTTCACTTTCCATATTTTGGCAAGTGCCACAATATGTGTTTGTGGGGGCATCAGAAGTTTTCATGTATGTGGGTCAATTAGAGTTCTTCAATGCACAAACACCTGATGGATTAAAGAGTTTTGGTAGTGCACTTTGCATGACTTCAATATCACTTGGAAACTACGTTAGTAGCTTGCTTGTTGCAATTGTGATGAAGATTTCTGCCACAGATGAGATGCCAGGATGGATCCCAGGAAACTTGAACAAAGGGCATTTGGATATGTTTTACTTCCTCTTAGCAGCACTCACCGCAGCTGATCTTGTAATATATGTACTGATGGCTAGGTGGTATAAATATGTCAAATTTCAAGGAAACAATGAGAATGACACCAACAAAGAAGACCCTGAAGTAGTGTAG